One part of the Solanum dulcamara chromosome 8, daSolDulc1.2, whole genome shotgun sequence genome encodes these proteins:
- the LOC129898831 gene encoding uncharacterized mitochondrial protein AtMg00810-like, whose product MINHDTVLLDPGGFQRLIGRLLYLTITRPDIAIAVHNLSQLMHAPKLSHMEAALRVSTSIQGFCDADWESCINTRKSITGYLVMFVDTLISWKSKKQATVSKSSAEAE is encoded by the exons ATGATTAATCATGACACTGTTCTATTGGATCCAGGAGGCTTTCAAAGACTTATTGGAAGGTTACTGTACCTTACAATcactaggcctgatattgcCATTGCTGTGCATAACCTCAGTCAGTTGATGCATGCTCCCAAGCTGTCTCACATGGAAGCAGCTCTTAGAGTG TCTACCTCTATTCAGGGATTTTGTGATGCTGATTGGGAATCTTGTATCAACACAAGAAAATCCATTACAGGATATCTGGTCATGTTTGTTGATACATTGATTTCTTGGAAGTCCAAGAAACAGGCTACGGTCTCTAAAAGTTCAGCAGAGGCTGAATAG
- the LOC129901676 gene encoding putative late blight resistance protein homolog R1A-3 isoform X1, which produces MEKEKDNEGEREKLQEANNSSESFSALCKDVFSVLDFMERLKNEEDQNAVDVVDQIEKLKSELAFICTYIQLSYSDLEQFEDIMTVKGQEVENLLQSILYDVDNNVGCKYDMHHVLASLRVNISHCISSHHHCKSSATMLEEQLNFLLLNLHHLSKFLAEQKFPLVNQYEILQNVCGNMKDFHGLIVNGCVEHEIVEYVLPQFQLMAERVGLFLWNDQIDGESRPFKLAHLLMKIIPIELEVMNICFTNLKASTSAEIGRFIKQLMEISPDILRDYLNHLQEHMINVITTTTSGARNIHVMIEFLLIILSDMPKDFIHHDKLFDLLARVGALTREVSTLFRDLEEKFSNKESTDETNCATLKLLENIELLKEDLKHVYLKVPDSSQCCFPMSDGPLFMHLLQIHLDDLLDSNVYSIALIKEEIGLVKEGLESIRSFFVNVEQEWYKDLWARVLNVAYEAKDVIDSIIVRDNGLLHLIFSLPITIKKIKLIKEEVSDLDEKIPKNRGLVVVNSPKKLVESESSPAGKIIVGFEEETNWIMRKLTSGPADLDVIPITGMPGSGKTTLAYKVYNDKSISSHFDLHAWCTVDQEYDERNLLNIIFNQVNGSDSKSNETIDVADKLRKQLYGKRYLIVLDDVWDTTTWDELTRPFPVVEKRSRIILTTREKKVALHGMIHTDPLNLRLLRSEESWELIEKRAFGNESCPDDLLDVGKEIAQNCKGLPLVADLIAGVVARKEKKKTEWLEVRNNLSSFILNSEVEVMKVIELSYEHLPHHLKPCFLYLARYPKDTPMIISALKNLWRAEGLVEQTEMKSVEEVMKVYLDNLISSSLVIPFNEIGDDPTLLLHDLVHDFCLIKAGKEKLFEGISSSAPSSSDLMPRIVTFVYNIELLELNDLVLFDSNKKSHSGKHLYSLRINGDKLYDRLSDTFHLRHLRLLRVLVLDESLIKVKDSLLNEICMLNHLKLLRIGTEVKSLPLSFSNLWNLEILVVFNEGSTLVLLPRIWDLVKLRVLFISACTFFDLDADESILIEEDTKLESLRELGKLKLSYSKDTEDIFKRLPNLQVLAFDLKESWDYSTEQYWFPKLDFLTELESLNVGFESSNTNNNSLSAATNRLWDFHFPASLKQLRLFEFPLTSDFLSTIARLPNLEKLTLKNTIIQGEEWNMGEEDTFENLKYLNLNEVTLAKWEVGEESFPVLEKLVLWRCRKLEEIPPSFGDIYSLKVIKLVESPHLKDSARKIKKYAEDMRGGDKLQLVRRKNIPLFK; this is translated from the exons atggaaaaagaaaaagataatgaaggagaaagagagaaatTACAGGAAGCAAACAACTCATCG GAATCATTTTCTGCTCTTTGCAAGGACGTTTTCAGCGTTCTGGATTTCATGGAGAGGTTAAAGAATGAAGAAGATCAAAATGCTGTTGACGTGGTCGATCAAATTGAAAAGCTGAAATCGGAGCTGGCATTTATTTGTACATACATCCAGCTTTCTTATTCCGATTTGGAGCAGTTTGAAGATATAATGACTGTCAAAGGACAAGAGGTTGAGAATCTGCTTCAATCAATTCTGTATGATGTTGACAACAACGTCGGGTGTAAATACGACATGCATCACGTCCTTGCTAGCCTCAGGGTTAATATCAGTCATTGTATCAGCTCACATCATCATTGTAAATCAAGTGCCACCATGCTTGAGGAGCAGTTGAACTTCCTCCTCCTGAATCTCCATCATCTATCCAAGTTTCTTGCTGAGCAGAAGTTTCCGTTGGTGAATCAGTATGAGATTCTTCAGAATGTGTGTGGCAACATGAAAGATTTCCATGGGTTGATAGTGAATGGTTGCGTTGAGCACGAGATTGTTGAATATGTCTTACCTCAGTTTCAACTCATGGCTGAGAGAGTAGGACTCTTTCTTTGGAATGATCAAATTGATGGAGAGTCTCGACCCTTCAAGCTAGCACATCTACTCATGAAGATTATTCCAATTGAGTTGGAGGTTATGAACATTTGTTTTACAAATTTGAAAGCTTCAACTTCAGCAGAAATTGGACGCTTCATTAAGCAACTCATGGAAATCTCTCCGGACATTCTTAGAGATTATCTGAATCATCTACAGGAGCACATGATAAATGTTATTACCACCACTACTTCAGGAGCTCGAAACATTCATGTCATGATAGAGTTCCTATTAATTATTCTTTCTGATATGCCCAAGGACTTTATTCATCATGACAAATTATTTGATCTTTTGGCTCGTGTTGGAGCACTTACCAGGGAGGTATCAACTCTTTTTCGCGACTTAGAAGAGAAATTTAGCAACAAAGAGAGTACTGATGAAACAAATTGTGCAACCCTAAAGTTGCTGGAAAATATTGAACTCCTCAAGGAAGATCTAAAACATGTTTATCTGAAAGTCCCGGACTCATCTCAATGTTGCTTCCCCATGAGTGATGGACCTCTCTTCATGCATCTGCTACAGATACACTTAGATGATTTGCTGGATTCCAATGTTTATTCAATTGCTTTAATAAAGGAAGAAATTGGATTGGTGAAAGAAGGCCTAGAATCCATAAGATCATTTTTTGTGAATGTTGAGCAAGAATGGTATAAAGATCTCTGGGCACGTGTTTTAAATGTGGCATATGAGGCAAAAGATGTAATTGATTCAATAATTGTTCGAGATAATGGTCTCTTACATCTTATTTTCTCACTTCCCATTACCATAAAGAAGATCAAGCTTATTAAAGAAGAGGTCTCTGATTTAGACGAGAAGATTCCCAAGAACAGAGGTCTCGTTGTTGTGAACTCCCCCAAGAAGCTAGTTGAAAGCGAGTCATCACCTGCTGGTAAAATAATTGTAGGTTTTGAGGAGGAGACAAATTGGATTATGAGGAAGCTCACCAGTGGACCTGCAGATCTAGATGTCATTCCGATCACTGGTATGCCGGGTTCGGGTAAAACTACTTTGGCGTACAAAGTATACAATGATAAATCAATTTCTAGTCATTTCGACCTTCATGCATGGTGCACAGTCGACCAAGAGTATGACGAGAGGAATTTgttgaatataatttttaatcaaGTTAATGGCTCTGATTCAAAATCGAATGAGACTATTGATGTTGCTGATAAGCTACGGAAACAACTGTATGGAAAGAGGTATCTTATTGTCTTAGATGACGTGTGGGATACTACTACGTGGGATGAATTAACAAGACCTTTTCCTGTAGTTGAGAAAAGAAGTAGAATTATATTGACGACTCGAGAAAAGAAAGTAGCTTTGCATGGAATGATCCACACTGATCCTCTTAACCTTCGATTGCTAAGATCAGAAGAAAGTTGGGAGTTAATAGAGAAAAGGGCATTTGGAAATGAGAGTTGCCCTGATGACCTGTTAGATGTTGGTAAAGAAATAGCCCAAAATTGTAAAGGGCTTCCTTTGGTGGCTGATCTGATTGCTGGAGTTGTAGCaaggaaggaaaagaaaaaaactgaGTGGCTTGAAGTTCGAAATAATTTGAGTTCCTTTATTTTGAACAGTGAAGTGGAAGTGATGAAGGTTATAGAATTAAGTTATGAACATTTACCACATCACCTCAAGCCATGCTTTCTTTACCTTGCAAGATATCCGAAGGACACTCCAATGATAATCTCTGCGTTGAAAAATTTATGGCGTGCTGAAGGACTTGTGGAACAGACAGAGATGAAGAGTGTGGAAGAAGTGATGAAGGTTTATTTGGATAACTTAATTTCCAGTAGCTTGGTAATTCCTTTCAATGAGATAGGTGATGACCCGACTCTCTTACTTCATGATCTTGTGCATGACTTTTGTTTGATAAAAGCAGGAAAGGAAAAGTTGTTTGAGGGGATAAGTTCAAGCGCTCCATCTTCTTCAGATTTGATGCCACGTATAGTGACCTTTGTTTATAACATTGAGTTATTGGAGCTTAACGATTTGGTCCTGTTCGATTCAAATAAGAAAAGCCATTCTGGTAAACACCTCTattctttgaggataaatggAGACAAGCTGTACGACCGTCTTTCTGATACATTTCACCTAAGACACTTGAGGCTTCTTAGAGTGTTGGTACTGGATGAATCTTTAATCAAGGTGAAAGATTCTTTGCTGAATGAAATATGCATGTTGAATCATTTGAAGTTATTACGAATTGGGACAGAAGTTAAATCTCTGCCTTTGTCATTCTCAAACCTCTGGAATCTAGAAATCCTGGTGGTGTTTAATGAAGGATCAACCTTGGTACTATTACCGAGAATTTGGGATCTTGTAAAGTTGCGAGTGCTGTTCATAAGTGCTTGTACTTTCTTTGATTTGGATGCAGATGAATCAATACTGATAGAAGAGGATACAAAGTTAGAGAGCTTGAGAGAGTTAGGGAAACTCAAGCTTTCCTATTCAAAAGACACAGAGGATATTTTCAAAAGGCTTCCCAATCTTCAAGTGCTTGCATTTGATCTCAAGGAATCATGGGATTATTCAACAGAGCAATATTGGTTCCCGAAATTGGATTTCCTAACTGAACTAGAATCCCTCAATGTAGGTTTTGAAAGTTCAAACACAAACAACAATTCGCTCTCTGCAGCGACAAATAGGCTATGGGATTTTCACTTCCCTGCGAGTTTGAAACAATTGCGGTTGTTTGAATTTCCTCTGACATCTGATTTTTTATCAACAATAGCGAGACTTCCCAACCTTGAAAAATTGACCCTTAAGAACACAATCATCCAGGGGGAAGAATGGAACATGGGAGAGGAAGACACCTTTGAGAATCTcaaatatttgaacttgaatGAAGTGACTCTTGCCAAGTGGGAGGTTGGAGAGGAATCCTTTCCCGTGCTTGAGAAATTAGTACTGTGGAGATGTCGTAAGCTTGAGGAGATTCCACCTAGTTTTGGTGATATTTATTCATTAAAAGTTATCAAGCTTGTAGAGAGCCCTCATCTTAAAGATTCCGCTAGGAAGATTAAGAAATATGCTGAAGATATGAGGGGAGGGGACAAGCTTCAACTTGTTCGCCGGAAGAATATCCCATTATTTAAGTAA